The following coding sequences are from one Streptomyces sp. NBC_01294 window:
- a CDS encoding metal-sensitive transcriptional regulator — protein MKVDDDAVSAVLNRLRRAQGQLAGVIAMIEAGRDCKDVVTQLAAVSKALDRAGFKIVASGMRQCLNNADETQAPMTEEELEKLFLTLA, from the coding sequence GTGAAGGTCGACGACGACGCGGTCAGTGCAGTCCTCAACCGGCTGCGCCGCGCCCAGGGGCAGCTCGCCGGTGTCATCGCCATGATCGAGGCTGGGCGTGACTGCAAGGACGTCGTCACCCAGCTCGCCGCCGTCTCCAAGGCCCTCGACCGCGCCGGATTCAAGATCGTCGCCAGCGGCATGCGCCAGTGCCTGAACAACGCCGACGAAACCCAGGCCCCCATGACCGAGGAAGAACTCGAAAAGCTCTTCCTCACCCTGGCCTGA